A genomic region of Longimicrobium sp. contains the following coding sequences:
- a CDS encoding DNA methyltransferase: MSVPYIAGGDFTLYRGDCRQVLADLPAESVDAIVCDPPYELGFMGRAWDRSGVAFDVETWKQGLRALKPGGHLLAFGGTRTYHRMACAIEDAGFEIRDQLQWLYGSGFPKSLDVSKALDKAAGAKREQVPPRSIIGHQRQIGNRRPYMDNPHHTTDSDVPVSDAAREWAGWGTALKPANEPICFARKPFPGTVAANVLKHGTGALNIDACRIATDDVLRAGAGGLLSHVRDGKPYPQGRDGEASAGRRYHESGATDFAATPGPRGGDARGRWPANVILGCACEDEHEPGCAVRLLDEQSGERVSNGGRGPGTVRATESIGYGGSNVEFQTRIYGDTGGASRFFYTAKASKAERTAGGTVDNPHPTV, translated from the coding sequence GTGAGCGTGCCATACATCGCAGGGGGCGACTTCACCCTCTACCGGGGGGACTGCCGGCAGGTGCTCGCGGACCTGCCCGCCGAGTCGGTGGACGCCATCGTGTGCGACCCGCCGTACGAGCTGGGGTTCATGGGGAGAGCGTGGGACCGCTCCGGCGTGGCCTTCGACGTGGAGACGTGGAAGCAGGGCCTGCGGGCGTTGAAGCCGGGAGGACACCTGCTCGCCTTCGGGGGCACGCGGACGTACCACCGGATGGCGTGCGCGATCGAGGACGCCGGTTTCGAGATCCGCGATCAGCTGCAGTGGCTCTATGGCTCCGGGTTTCCGAAGTCGCTGGACGTGAGCAAGGCGCTGGACAAGGCGGCCGGGGCAAAGAGGGAGCAGGTGCCGCCGCGGAGCATCATCGGTCATCAGCGGCAGATCGGGAACCGCCGCCCCTACATGGACAACCCCCATCACACCACGGACAGTGACGTGCCCGTGAGCGACGCGGCGCGCGAGTGGGCCGGATGGGGCACGGCCCTGAAGCCCGCCAACGAGCCGATCTGCTTCGCCCGGAAGCCCTTCCCCGGCACCGTGGCCGCGAACGTCCTCAAGCACGGGACGGGGGCGCTCAACATCGATGCGTGCCGCATCGCGACGGACGACGTGCTGCGCGCAGGCGCGGGCGGGCTGCTCTCCCACGTTCGCGACGGTAAGCCATACCCGCAGGGGCGAGACGGAGAGGCGAGCGCCGGTCGCCGGTACCACGAGAGCGGAGCGACCGACTTCGCGGCTACACCCGGCCCACGCGGCGGCGACGCTCGGGGTCGCTGGCCCGCAAACGTGATCCTTGGCTGCGCATGCGAGGACGAGCACGAACCCGGCTGCGCGGTGCGGTTGCTGGACGAGCAGAGCGGCGAGCGCGTCAGCAACGGCGGGCGCGGTCCCGGGACCGTCCGGGCGACGGAAAGCATCGGCTACGGGGGCAGCAACGTCGAGTTCCAGACTCGCATCTACGGCGACACAGGCGGCGCCTCCCGGTTCTTCTACACGGCCAAGGCGTCCAAGGCCGAGCGCACCGCTGGCGGCACCGTCGACAACCCGCACCCCACCGTC